A single window of Electrophorus electricus isolate fEleEle1 chromosome 16, fEleEle1.pri, whole genome shotgun sequence DNA harbors:
- the LOC113578510 gene encoding uncharacterized protein CXorf38 homolog, whose translation MVHEELFARLNEVGYKNWLKAGYCLMKVKDGLCGFVDNEMRDFHNVVINSNTILLRGTTCQSNCRPKNNQFQSVCALCSEWKREIVKHHTKPYSVINWGNCRPWLWPTEPWELAKAFMPRGQTGVTRAEHCDAAALLNLLHLCDHFSFINHCLVTEVIRYRNELMHSCEMRVSDQWMAHFQKSLEQLLLQLRHVPEVAIAAQQIQEMLSVDLSVHVPGVDSVDGANRVGIESISLWETELLRESLKDLLNTDEHEGAPIYADLQKLQMLHRFLSGNKDLEEQFGNELHSIQVLEDQLQSLNSNSGQQ comes from the exons ATGGTTCACGAGGAGCTGTTTGCGCGTCTTAATGAAGTTGGGTACAAAAACTGGTTAAAAGCAGGCTATTGCCTTATGAAAGTTAAAGACGGTTTGTGTGGATTTGTGGACAATGAAATGCGAGACTTTCACAACGTTGTGATCAATAGCAACACGATCTTGCTAAGAGGGACAACGTGTCAAAGCAATTGTAGACCAAAGAATAACCAG TTCCAGTCGGTTTGTGCCCTTTGTAGTGAGTGGAAGAGGGAAATAGTGAAGCACCACACAAAGCCATATAGTGTTATTAACTGGGGAAACTGCAGACCCTGGCTATGGCCCACTGAACCCTGGGAACTGGCAAAG GCTTTTATGCCCCGAGGGCAGACGGGCGTCACCAGAGCAGAGCACTGTGATGCCGCTGCTCTCCTcaacctcctccacctctgcgACCACTTCAGCTTCATCAACCACTGTCTCGTTACTGAG GTGATCCGCTACAGGAATGAGCTGATGCACTCGTGTGAAATGCGGGTCTCCGATCAGTGGATGGCACACTTTCAGAAGAGTCTGGAGCAGCTGTTACTGCAGTTACGCCATGTACCTGAAGTGGCCATAGCAGCCCAACAGATCCAGGAG ATGCTGTCAGTGGATCTGTCAGTGCATGTCCCTGGGGTGGACAGTGTGGATGGAGCCAACAGGGTGGGGATTGAATCCATCAGCCTGTGGGAGACAGAGCTACTCCGGGAAAGTTTGAAAGACCTTTTAAACACCGATGAACATGAGGGGGCGCCGATATATGCG GATTTGCAGAAATTGCAGATGCTCCACAGATTTCTGAGTGGCAATAAGGACCTTGAAGAACAGTTCGGGAATGAGCTTCATAGCATTCAGGTTTTAGAAGATCAACTGCAGAGCTTAAACAGCAACAGTGGGCAACAGTGA